A single Streptomyces mirabilis DNA region contains:
- a CDS encoding MFS transporter: MLWIALVDRIGSGLWAAVSVLYFTYVTGLSVAQVGTLAAVSGAIGIAGAPLGGRIADRLPLTRVLISLQILRALASLALLTTDNYALLLAFSAVGSFGDRAANVLTKLYATRVSGPDRVRYQAVTRTVANAGWALGGLTAAAALTIGTTTAYQWLLTGDALSFVAAALLTLRCAEPTSPARTIATSKDPAPTTRPANPWRDRGYLAYVATETVLCLDDAVFKVGLPLWIAHSDQAPHGLAPLLMVLNNLMVVALQVPLARFGATTAAARSLLLPLSAAFALGGVAMALSATGGAFTTTLFLTTSAVAFTVAEMLHATVSWELSVALAPGTAQGAYLGVHGLAQSCQRSIGPLAVTAAIATGPLGWTAFGTTIAVTCVFQHRLVRNQLSRTTLSVPPVTVSDH, translated from the coding sequence ATGCTCTGGATCGCCCTCGTCGACCGGATCGGCAGCGGCCTGTGGGCAGCAGTCTCGGTCCTGTACTTCACCTACGTCACCGGCCTGTCAGTGGCACAGGTCGGCACCCTCGCCGCGGTCTCGGGGGCCATCGGCATCGCCGGCGCACCGCTCGGCGGCCGCATCGCCGACCGCCTGCCCCTCACCCGCGTCCTGATCTCCCTGCAGATCCTGCGAGCCCTGGCCTCCCTCGCGCTGCTCACCACCGACAACTACGCCCTGCTGCTGGCCTTCTCGGCCGTCGGCAGCTTCGGCGACCGGGCCGCCAACGTCCTCACCAAGCTGTACGCCACCCGCGTCTCCGGACCCGACCGTGTCCGCTACCAGGCCGTCACCAGAACCGTCGCCAATGCCGGATGGGCCCTGGGCGGCCTCACCGCAGCGGCCGCTCTCACCATCGGCACCACCACCGCCTACCAGTGGCTCCTGACAGGAGACGCGCTGTCGTTCGTCGCCGCCGCCCTCCTCACCTTGCGCTGCGCCGAGCCGACGTCCCCCGCACGCACGATCGCCACGTCCAAGGACCCGGCCCCCACCACCAGGCCGGCCAACCCCTGGCGCGACCGCGGCTATCTCGCGTACGTAGCCACCGAGACCGTCCTCTGCCTCGACGACGCCGTGTTCAAGGTCGGCCTACCGCTCTGGATCGCCCACTCCGACCAAGCCCCCCACGGCCTCGCCCCGTTGCTCATGGTCCTCAACAACCTGATGGTCGTGGCCCTTCAGGTCCCGCTGGCCCGCTTCGGCGCCACGACGGCCGCCGCGCGCTCCCTGTTGCTCCCCCTGTCCGCCGCCTTCGCTCTCGGTGGCGTCGCCATGGCACTCTCGGCCACGGGCGGAGCCTTCACCACCACGCTGTTCCTCACGACCTCGGCCGTCGCCTTCACCGTGGCGGAGATGCTGCACGCCACCGTCTCCTGGGAACTCTCCGTCGCCCTCGCGCCCGGGACGGCCCAGGGCGCCTACCTCGGCGTCCATGGACTGGCGCAGTCCTGCCAACGCAGCATCGGACCACTCGCCGTCACCGCGGCCATCGCGACCGGCCCCCTCGGCTGGACGGCCTTCGGCACGACCATCGCCGTGACCTGCGTGTTTCAGCACCGACTGGTGCGCAACCAGCTCTCCCGCACCACGTTGTCAGTGCCGCCGGTTACTGTGAGTGATCATTGA
- the ptsP gene encoding phosphoenolpyruvate--protein phosphotransferase, whose amino-acid sequence METTLRGVGVSHGVAIGEVRHMGTAVLEPPAKQIPAEDAEREQGRARQAVEAVAADLMARGNLAGGEAQAVLEAQAMMAQDPELMADVDRRIAVGSTAERAVYDAFASYRALLAGAGEYLAGRVADLDDVRNRIVARLLGVPMPGVPDSDEPYVLIARDLAPADTALLDPTLVLGFVTEEGGPTSHSAILARALGVPAVVALPGAGELAEGTVIAVDGSTGEIFVEPSAEKRAQLEAAAAERKASLSASTGPGATSDGHKVPLLANVGGPADVPAAVEAGAEGVGLFRTEFLFLDDSKQAPSEEKQVEAYRQVLEAFPEGRVVVRVLDAGADKPLEFLTPADEPNPALGVRGLRTLLDHPDVLRTQLTALAKAAEGLPVYLEVMAPMVADRIDAKAFANACRAAGLKAKFGAMVEIPSAALRARSILQEVEFLSLGTNDLAQYTFAADRQVGAVSRLQDPWQPALLDLVAVSAEAAKAEGKSCGVCGEAASDPLLACVLTGLGVTSLSMGAASIPYVRATLAKYTLAQCERAAAAARATDTADEARTAAQAVLSGE is encoded by the coding sequence ATGGAGACAACGCTGCGAGGCGTCGGCGTGAGCCACGGTGTGGCGATCGGCGAGGTTCGGCACATGGGAACGGCGGTGCTTGAGCCGCCTGCCAAGCAGATCCCGGCGGAGGACGCGGAGCGCGAACAGGGGCGCGCCCGCCAGGCCGTCGAGGCTGTGGCGGCCGATCTGATGGCGCGCGGCAATCTGGCGGGGGGCGAAGCCCAGGCAGTGCTCGAGGCGCAGGCCATGATGGCCCAGGACCCCGAGCTGATGGCGGACGTGGATCGGCGTATCGCGGTCGGTAGCACCGCCGAGCGTGCCGTCTATGACGCGTTCGCCTCGTATCGCGCGCTCCTGGCGGGTGCCGGTGAATATCTCGCCGGTCGCGTGGCCGACCTCGACGATGTGCGGAATCGTATCGTCGCCCGACTGCTTGGGGTGCCCATGCCGGGCGTCCCGGACAGCGACGAGCCGTACGTCCTTATTGCTCGTGACCTTGCGCCCGCGGACACGGCGCTGCTCGACCCCACCCTCGTCCTCGGCTTCGTCACCGAGGAGGGCGGGCCGACCAGCCACAGCGCGATTCTGGCTCGGGCGCTCGGAGTGCCCGCCGTTGTCGCGCTCCCCGGCGCCGGAGAGCTCGCCGAAGGCACGGTGATCGCCGTGGACGGCAGCACCGGCGAGATCTTCGTGGAGCCGAGCGCCGAGAAGCGGGCGCAGCTGGAGGCCGCGGCGGCCGAGCGGAAGGCCTCGCTGTCGGCCTCGACCGGACCGGGTGCCACCTCCGACGGACACAAGGTGCCGCTGCTGGCCAATGTCGGCGGTCCCGCCGATGTGCCGGCCGCCGTCGAGGCCGGGGCTGAGGGTGTCGGTCTGTTCCGTACCGAGTTCCTCTTCCTGGACGACAGCAAGCAGGCGCCGTCGGAGGAGAAGCAGGTCGAGGCGTACCGGCAGGTGCTGGAGGCGTTCCCCGAGGGGCGTGTCGTGGTGCGGGTGCTGGACGCGGGCGCGGACAAGCCCCTGGAGTTCCTTACTCCGGCCGACGAGCCGAACCCGGCACTGGGTGTACGGGGTCTGCGCACCCTGCTCGACCACCCCGATGTCCTGCGTACGCAGCTGACGGCGCTCGCGAAGGCCGCGGAGGGGCTTCCGGTCTACCTCGAGGTCATGGCGCCGATGGTCGCCGACCGCATCGACGCCAAGGCGTTCGCGAACGCGTGCCGTGCCGCCGGGCTGAAGGCGAAGTTCGGCGCGATGGTGGAGATTCCGTCGGCCGCGCTGCGGGCTCGCTCAATTCTTCAGGAGGTCGAGTTCCTGTCGCTGGGGACCAACGACCTCGCGCAGTACACCTTCGCCGCCGACCGGCAGGTGGGTGCGGTGTCCCGACTGCAGGACCCGTGGCAGCCGGCGCTGCTCGACCTGGTAGCCGTGTCCGCCGAGGCGGCGAAGGCCGAGGGCAAGAGCTGCGGTGTCTGCGGTGAGGCCGCGTCCGATCCGCTGCTCGCGTGTGTGCTGACCGGTCTGGGGGTCACCTCCTTGTCGATGGGTGCCGCGTCGATTCCTTACGTCCGGGCGACGCTGGCCAAGTACACGCTGGCGCAGTGCGAGCGTGCCGCCGCGGCGGCACGTGCCACGGACACGGCCGACGAGGCGCGCACGGCGGCCCAGGCGGTGCTGTCCGGCGAGTAG